Within the Aspergillus luchuensis IFO 4308 DNA, chromosome 5, nearly complete sequence genome, the region TCCATCATATAGAGCCGTGACGGTGGCCATGAGCTCATTGCCCTTGGTTATGGTTGCTTCGAGCCATCGGAAGGACGTTTGCGTGACCGGGTAGGCGGTGATGAGCAGCACATCGCCGGGACTGGCGCGTGCATGGTATGACGAGCTGACCCGGCGAATAGTACCTTGGTCGGGCAGGGCCGCGAAGACGCGATGGTAGAGCAACTCGATCAGCAACCAGTTCTTAGTCACCCGAGAATCGTGTGGCAGAACAGCTATGGCTTGAATGCGGAAGGGTGAAGGCGAGTAGAACGTGAGGGTCCGCAGGAGTCgttcttccagttccgcAGACGGGTAGCTTATGTCGAATGAAGCATTC harbors:
- a CDS encoding uncharacterized protein (TransMembrane:1 (o44-65i)) gives rise to the protein MPIPTYSTIERVLLIASGGKRDVIPQTASTDHPNHTASYLRHESFSGCSFAGIILSVLSVLYIVALTNASFDISYPSAELEERLLRTLTFYSPSPFRIQAIAVLPHDSRVTKNWLLIELLYHRVFAALPDQGTIRRVSSSYHARASPGDVLLITAYPVTQTSFRWLEATITKGNELMATVTALYDGPVLGGTADMSRDPSDLADEFNRLTTTGSAHERV